Proteins encoded in a region of the Panicum hallii strain FIL2 chromosome 3, PHallii_v3.1, whole genome shotgun sequence genome:
- the LOC112886388 gene encoding uncharacterized protein LOC112886388: protein MENGEETFASPTAAAADFEFAANGGDRTPKLYDAADEIEALTAAKRDLEEQLESVSHQNRFLSSESRRLEALVSQARDETAAFEQAAATNESEAAALRAEVERLQGLLDAERTGHEEELRRGAGLGDQLQTAYQEKLALEEEIEALKASATAAEKGKGEEEMDSAAPSAGTPKEVGLVPAELLAAAMAAGAGVTAFIAALLIQRKR from the coding sequence ATGGAGAACGGCGAGGAGACGTTCgcctcccccaccgccgccgccgcggactTCGAGTTCGCCGCCAACGGCGGGGACCGCACGCCTAAGCTCTACGACGCTGCGGACGAGATCGAGGCCCTCACCGCGGCGAAGCGCGACCTGGAGGAGCAGCTCGAGTCCGTGAGCCACCAGAACCGCTTCCTGTCCTCCGAGTCCCGCCGCCTCGAGGCCCTCGTGTCCCAGGCCCGCGACGAGACCGCCGCCTTCGAGCAGGCCGCCGCCACCAACGAGAGCGAGGCCGCCGCGCTCCGCGCGGAGGTCGAGCGCCTCCAGGGCCTCCTCGACGCCGAGAGGACCGGCCACGAGGAGGAGCTGCGCAGGGGCGCGGGGCTCGGGGACCAGCTGCAGACCGCGTACCAGGAGAAGCTCGCCCTTGAGGAGGAGATCGAGGCCCTGAAGGCTTCCGCCACCGCCGCAGAGAAGGGCAAGGGCGAGGAGGAGATGGACTCGGCTGCACCCTCGGCCGGGACGCCTAAGGAGGTGGGGCTGGTGCCAGCCGAGCTGTTGGCTGCTGCGATGGCTGCTGGAGCCGGTGTCACGGCCTTCATCGCGGCGCTCTTGATTCAGCGCAAGAGGTAA